In Hyperolius riggenbachi isolate aHypRig1 chromosome 10, aHypRig1.pri, whole genome shotgun sequence, a genomic segment contains:
- the LOC137535864 gene encoding uncharacterized protein yields MTTSLRMDEDQSHMTERIFNLTLEIIYLLTGESYSALKSGDLVTITVPPPHSLISEGHNKHKILEITRKMIELLTGEVPIRCQDVTVYFSMQEWQYIEGHKDLYKDAMMENQPPLTSPDVSSNRNPPERCTGPLYSWDCPQDDRTTSHHYQGGKLMHGSAVVKEEQVTYVRRDQQSMEEGVMMRTSKEEEETYVRSDQWSSEEGDVMRTIKEEEEETYVRSDQQSMEEEFSNRK; encoded by the exons atgaccacatcactgaggatggacgaggaccagagtcacatgaccgagaggatattcaacctcacaCTGGAGATCATCTATCTGCTGACTGGTGAG AGTTATTCTGCTTTGAAGTCTGGTGATCTTGTGACCATCACGGTGCCACCACCTCACTCCCTGATATCTGAGGGACACAACAAGCATAAGATTCTGGaaatcaccaggaagatgatagagctgctgacaggagag gttcctataaggtgtcaggatgtcaccgtctatttctccatgcaggagtggcagtatatagaaggacacaaggacctctacaaggacgccatgatggagaatcagccgcccctcacatcaccgg atgtatccagtaatagaaacccaccagagagatgtacaggtcctctttattcctgggATTGTCCGCAAGATGATCGCACCACctcccaccattatcag GGTGGAAAACTGATGCATGGaagtgctgtggttaaagaggaacaagTGACGTATGTGAggcgtgatcagcagtctatggaggagggtgtcatgatgaggacaagtaaagaggaagaagagacatatgtgaggagtgatcagtggTCCTCAGAAGAGGGTGacgtgatgaggacaattaaagaggaagaagaagagacgtatgtgaggagtgatcagcagtctatggaggagg